The following coding sequences are from one Lolium rigidum isolate FL_2022 chromosome 6, APGP_CSIRO_Lrig_0.1, whole genome shotgun sequence window:
- the LOC124665175 gene encoding uncharacterized protein LOC124665175 isoform X1: protein MRAAPSFRTPAALHATPPSAAEAPNSFVLRHLWAAPLESAVCLPLPLEDEVKQVSGGTSLMFTCDTTSAAGSLHTNFSSILWIPHLSTVTMKVDRAGLWLYQGLWDPLLVPVREGTAQACTWGCIWRR, encoded by the exons ATGAGGGCCGCCCCCTCGTTCCGGACTCCGGCTGCCCTCCACGCGACTCCGCCGTCTGCTGCCGAAGCACCCAACTCCTTCGTCCTTCGTCATTTATGGGCCGCCCCGCTCGAATCCGCCGTCTGTCTGCCGCTGCCGCTCGAAGACGAAG TAAAGCAGGTCTCCGGTGGCACTAGTTTGATGTTCACATGCGACACAACTTCGGCTGCGGGGTCTCTGCACACGAATTTCAGCTCAATATTGTGGATTCCTCATCTTTCAACTGTCACAATGAAGGTGGATCGGGCGGGGCTTTGGCTCTATCAAGGACTCTGGGACCCTCTGCTTGTTCCTGTTAGAGAAGGCACAG CTCAAGCTTGTACCTGGGGGTGCATTTGGAGGAGATAA
- the LOC124665175 gene encoding uncharacterized protein LOC124665175 isoform X2 has product MRAAPSFRTPAALHATPPSAAEAPNSFVLRHLWAAPLESAVCLPLPLEDEGKVSGGTSLMFTCDTTSAAGSLHTNFSSILWIPHLSTVTMKVDRAGLWLYQGLWDPLLVPVREGTAQACTWGCIWRR; this is encoded by the exons ATGAGGGCCGCCCCCTCGTTCCGGACTCCGGCTGCCCTCCACGCGACTCCGCCGTCTGCTGCCGAAGCACCCAACTCCTTCGTCCTTCGTCATTTATGGGCCGCCCCGCTCGAATCCGCCGTCTGTCTGCCGCTGCCGCTCGAAGACGAAGGTAAG GTCTCCGGTGGCACTAGTTTGATGTTCACATGCGACACAACTTCGGCTGCGGGGTCTCTGCACACGAATTTCAGCTCAATATTGTGGATTCCTCATCTTTCAACTGTCACAATGAAGGTGGATCGGGCGGGGCTTTGGCTCTATCAAGGACTCTGGGACCCTCTGCTTGTTCCTGTTAGAGAAGGCACAG CTCAAGCTTGTACCTGGGGGTGCATTTGGAGGAGATAA
- the LOC124665175 gene encoding bifunctional aspartate aminotransferase and glutamate/aspartate-prephenate aminotransferase-like isoform X3, with amino-acid sequence MGRPARIRRLSAAAARRRRWIGRGFGSIKDSGTLCLFLLEKAQLKLVPGGAFGGDKGVRISYVAALSTLQDEMEKIKEATTLLKQRVAV; translated from the exons ATGGGCCGCCCCGCTCGAATCCGCCGTCTGTCTGCCGCTGCCGCTCGAAGACGAAG GTGGATCGGGCGGGGCTTTGGCTCTATCAAGGACTCTGGGACCCTCTGCTTGTTCCTGTTAGAGAAGGCACAG CTCAAGCTTGTACCTGGGGGTGCATTTGGAGGAGATAAGGGTGTTCGTATCTCCTATGTTGCTGCACTGTCAACGTTACAAGATGAAATGGAGAAGATAAAAGAAGCAACGACTCTGCTCAAGCAACGAGTTGCGGTTTAA
- the LOC124665175 gene encoding uncharacterized protein LOC124665175 isoform X4 produces the protein MRAAPSFRTPAALHATPPSAAEAPNSFVLRHLWAAPLESAVCLPLPLEDEGKVDRAGLWLYQGLWDPLLVPVREGTAQACTWGCIWRR, from the exons ATGAGGGCCGCCCCCTCGTTCCGGACTCCGGCTGCCCTCCACGCGACTCCGCCGTCTGCTGCCGAAGCACCCAACTCCTTCGTCCTTCGTCATTTATGGGCCGCCCCGCTCGAATCCGCCGTCTGTCTGCCGCTGCCGCTCGAAGACGAAGGTAAG GTGGATCGGGCGGGGCTTTGGCTCTATCAAGGACTCTGGGACCCTCTGCTTGTTCCTGTTAGAGAAGGCACAG CTCAAGCTTGTACCTGGGGGTGCATTTGGAGGAGATAA